A region from the Populus trichocarpa isolate Nisqually-1 chromosome 18, P.trichocarpa_v4.1, whole genome shotgun sequence genome encodes:
- the LOC7488985 gene encoding xyloglucan endotransglucosylase/hydrolase protein 24, with translation MAAYPSEPNPLLLLLMISLLVGSDLLLVDAGSFYQDVDIIWGDGRAKILNNGNLLTLSLDRASGSGFQSKNEYFFGKFDIQLKLVPGNSAGTVTTFYLHSQGSAWDEIDFEFLGNLSGDPYLVHTNVYTQGKGDREQQFYLWFDPTADFHTYSVLWNPRHIVFYVDGRPIREFKNMESIGVPYPKRQSMRMYASIWNADDWATRGGLVKTDWTQAPFTVSYRNFNAEACMGSNGVSSCNNSTNNRWYSQELDSTSQKQLKWVRENYMVYNYCADTKRFPQGLPLECNATKK, from the exons ATGGCTGCCTACCCTTCTGAGCCAAACCCTTTACTACTGCTGCTAATGATCTCTCTTCTGGTTGGTTCTGATTTGTTGTTGGTTGACGCTGGTTCCTTTTACCAAGATGTTGATATCATATGGGGAGACGGACGAGCTAAAATACTCAACAATGGCAATCTTCTAACACTTTCCCTTGACAGAGCATCTGGCTCAGGGTTCCAATCCAAGAATGAGTATTTCTTTGGCAAGTTTGATATCCAACTCAAGCTTGTCCCTGGCAACTCTGCTGGCACTGTCACTACTTTCTAT CTACACTCACAAGGGTCAGCATGGGATGAGATTGACTTTGAGTTTTTGGGCAATTTGAGTGGTGATCCTTACTTAGTCCATACTAATGTGTACACTCAAGGAAAAGGTGACAGAGAGCAACAATTCTACCTCTGGTTTGATCCAACAGCTGATTTTCATACCTATTCAGTCCTCTGGAATCCAAGACATATTGT ATTCTATGTTGACGGGAGACCAATAAGGGAATTCAAAAACATGGAATCAATTGGAGTCCCATACCCCAAAAGGCAATCAATGAGGATGTATGCAAGCATATGGAATGCAGATGACTGGGCTACAAGAGGGGGCCTTGTGAAGACAGACTGGACTCAAGCTCCCTTTACCGTTTCATATAGAAACTTCAATGCCGAAGCTTGTATGGGGTCTAATGGAGTCTCTTCTTGCAATAACTCAACTAATAACCGGTGGTACTCTCAAGAGCTGGATTCTACAAGTCAAAAACAGCTGAAATGGGTGCGGGAGAATTATATGGTTTACAATTACTGTGCAGACACTAAGCGATTCCCTCAGGGCCTCCCTCTTGAATGCAATGCCACCAAGAAGTAG
- the LOC7488986 gene encoding NAC transcription factor 25 yields MEDQRRGAGLTNPVNNSSITYPSHAQLGVNPGLVQGDQYPPGYRFKPKDQELISCYLLCKIRNRPLPRNGIHEVTLYKYNPETLAENYEPYGEKEWYFLTPRDRKYPNGDRPNRAAGDGYWKATGADTDVISANQVIGSKKTLVFYRGKAPGGGKTNWIMHEYRARNSDGAPKRTNDGMRLDEWVLCRIHNRTDGPPTNRINGLQDDEIEDQPSENNGNLVPQQVVVHGISEYHNPGSQLGYLDTSYGNSVSAFPQNSQNGLVVGVSQNHAVYSSNTVTGNFNPGSQMGYLDSYGNSASAYPQNSQNGLVAGVSQDHAVTSVATVTGNYNHVSQMGYLGRYGNFASAYPHNSQNGLARVSQDNALPGIPQTYNLQLDQSSSYVLKTILDYEISSFQFGNGGNDDFGENNDDLFGLDNIVPPSTSSDDRNDHH; encoded by the exons ATGGAGGACCAAAGGAGGGGGGCTGGTTTAACAAATCCTGTTAACAACAGTAGCATTACTTACCCGTCTCATGCTCAGCTTGGTGTCAATCCTGGGCTTGTTCAGGGAGATCAGTACCCTCCTGGTTACAGGTTCAAGCCTAAAGATCAAGAGCTTATCTCGTGTTACCTGCTGTGCAAGATCCGGAACAGACCATTGCCACGCAATGGTATCCACGAAGTTACGTTATACAAATATAACCCAGAGACTCTTGCAG AAAACTACGAACCATATGGAGAGAAGGAATGGTACTTCTTAACACCAAGAGATAGGAAGTATCCAAATGGGGATCGACCAAACCGAGCCGCAGGCGATGGATATTGGAAGGCTACTGGAGCTGATACAGATGTTATAAGCGCCAATCAAGTTATTGGAAGCAAGAAGACCTTGGTCTTCTATAGAGGGAAAGCTCCAGGCGGTGGCAAAACCAATTGGATTATGCATGAATATAGAGCAAGAAATTCTGATGGAGCACCAAAACGGACAAATGATGGTATGAGG CTTGATGAATGGGTGTTATGCAGAATTCATAACAGGACTGATGGTCCTCCTACAAATCGTATCAATGGACTacaggatgatgaaattgaagatcaACCATCTGAAAATAATGGAAATCTGGTGCCACAACAAGTTGTGGTTCATGGTATATCTGAATATCATAATCCTGGAAGTCAGTTGGGATATCTTGATACATCATATGGTAATTCTGTTTCTGCATTTCCTCAGAATTCTCAAAATGGGCTGGTGGTAGGAGTCTCTCAAAATCATGCGGTTTATAGTAGCAACACTGTGACTGGAAATTTTAATCCTGGAAGTCAGATGGGATATCTTGATAGCTATGGTAATTCTGCTTCTGCATATCCTCAGAATTCTCAAAATGGGTTGGTGGCAGGAGTCTCTCAAGATCATGCGGTTACAAGTGTTGCTACAGTGACTGGAAATTATAATCATGTAAGTCAGATGGGTTATCTTGGCAGGTATGGTAATTTTGCTTCTGCATATCCTCATAATTCTCAAAATGGGCTGGCAAGAGTCTCTCAAGATAATGCGCTTCCTGGTATTCCTCAAACTTATAACCTTCAGCTTGACCAAAGTTCTAGTTATGTTCTGAAGACAATTTTGGATTATGAGATCAGTTCTTTTCAGTTCGGCAATGGAGGTAATGATGATTTCGGCGAAAACAACGATGATTTGTTTGGCTTGGATAATATTGTTCCCCCCTCGACGTCCTCCGATGATCGTAATGATCACCATTAA